The proteins below are encoded in one region of Belonocnema kinseyi isolate 2016_QV_RU_SX_M_011 chromosome 1, B_treatae_v1, whole genome shotgun sequence:
- the LOC117168905 gene encoding ras-related protein Rab-37 — protein sequence MAGDDNINDNILRVAEGEFYEKKNSPKEGKKLNQPAVINRSLQTPSPTGYRDYKPPVEVLTGYHSTLHKTKTVDSPNRNAQKNKIKEQEFTHKTILLGDSGVGKTSLLIQFDTGNFQQGNFAATVGIGFTNKLVSVDGNQVKLQIWDTAGQERFRSVTHAYYRDAHALLLLYDITNKTSYDNIRAWLGEIREYAHDDVVVILLGNKCDCGSQREISREEGERLGREYQVPFMETSAKTGINVEVAFHAIARELKARTKVGKEDPNENKFNVHDYVRQQSSNQSSSCLNTNCITT from the exons ATGGCTGGTGATGACAATATAAATGACAATATTTTGCGTGTAGCAGAGGGggaattttatgaaaagaaaaatagtCCGAAGGAGGGGAAAAAATTAAATCAACCTGCTGTAATCAATCGGTCCTTGCAGACACCTTCTCCTACTGGCTATCGGGATTATAAACCACCAGTAGAAGTGCTTACTGGGTATCATTCAACACTCCATAAAACGAAAACTGTTGATTCTCCCAACAGGAacgcacaaaaaaataaaatcaaagaacAGGAATTTACACACAAG ACAATATTGTTGGGGGACAGCGGAGTTGGAAAAACCTCGCTACTTATTCAGTTCGATAcgggaaattttcaacaagggaATTTTGCAGCTACTGTTGGAATCGGTTTTACA aataaactGGTGTCCGTGGACGGAAACCAAGTCAAACTTCAAATTTGGGATACGGCCGGGCAAGAAAGATTCCGAAGTGTCACCCATGCCTACTATCGAGACGCTCATG CGTTACTCTTACTTTATGATATCACAAATAAGACGAGTTATGACAATATCAGAGCTTGGCTCGGTGAAATTCGGGAATACGCACATGATGATGTGGTCGTGATATTACTAG gtAATAAATGTGATTGTGGATCCCAGCGAGAAATTTCACGTGAGGAAGGCGAAAGATTAGGAAGAGAATATCAAGTGCCCTTCATGGAGACCTCCGCCAAAACTGGAATTAACGTTGAAGTTGCATTTCATGCCATTGCTAG GGAGTTGAAAGCACGCACAAAAGTGGGGAAAGAAGATcctaatgaaaacaaattcaacgTACACGATTACGTTCGTCAACAATCATCTAATCAATCCAGTTCTTGCCTCAATACAAATTGCATCACAACTTGA